ACATTAGATATATTGTTTACATGTGTGTATTATACTATATACATTTTTAGCATGAagtatacttataccatatactaGTGATTTTAATTTCTGATTAGTAAATTTTTATAATCTTTTTAAACATGATATATTAATgatatacttgatataaatatagCATATAAAATTAACACATAATTTATACTtagaacaatatatatatatatatatatatatatatatatatatatatatatatatatatatatatatatattgtttatacttgtCAAATATTTTGTTATTATCTTTTTAGTTAAATTAAcaatttgaatataccatataTTTTTTGGGTATATTTCCATGTACTTTTCTTATACCATATACCGTATCTTTCcatgtacttttcttaatattaatatattcaaataGTTTCTTTTAGTCACAACAAAATAATTGCATCAGTCATCAAGTcgaaataaagaaagaagaataaagaggaaatgaaagaaaaaaaaatctatttaaatCGGTAGATGAAATATGGGATATGTAAAAAGTTGTATTATTGTAAttaaaaaagttaaaattttaaataagttgtatttatgtaatttttaaaaaGTAGTTGTAATATTTTTAATTATCATTTTAAAAAGTTATATTCGTGTGACTTTTCCAAATTACTTTACTTAAGGCCGTAAGTTGTCAGAAGAACAAAAATTTAGTAGTTTTGAAAGCACTTTTTGTGAATTTTACATTCTACCTTGCATTTCTTATCTACAACCCAGGGGTGGGTCCATAGTACTATGTGGGGGTTCCCGAGAATCCATAACCTTTGATCAGATCTTATATTCACACTGTAAAAGTCGGTGAAAATATAAAAATTTTGAGCTGGGAACCAGTACAAAAACTTGATGTTGGTTTCTCGGTGAGAAAGTAAGCAGCGAAATCTTGGTTACCCCATTGACCACCCTTTGTTTACATTTTATATATTATAATATAATTTCTCAAAAAAAttggttattattattattattagtttgaGATTGTTGAGAACCCATAAGTTTCAAATTCTGGATCCGCGTCTGTTACAACCCTTACAatttcacacatatatatatgtatgtatataacataGGAGTACTAGTTCGTGCGTAAGTTTAAGAGATGTTGAACAATGGACGCATAATTATTTTCAACCTTTTGAAATCGATCAATCAACTCAAAAGAGTATTGAAAATAAAGAAATGGGTGGCTCCCTGAATGTTTGGAAAAGGTACCTAGGGTTTAGTTATATTATTGTTATTATATAAAAGGCTGAATCTCCAACCAGTCTAAGTGACTACCTAACATAATTAGTACTGATAACTTTTAAACAAAATGTTTTTCATCGTCCTATAGAACTCGAGAAAGTTTGGACCGTCTAGCGAATTATTAGTTTCACTTTGCCAAAGTTTAATCATTCGAAACTTATTATTGGGATATTCGATATTTGACTATTAACATACACAATCTTTTTAGTGAATTGAAAGAATATTGTGTTCGTTTGCAAATAATTATGTCAATTGGTTCTGCTTTTTAATTTTGACCGAAAAGGTTTAGCTTGAACCACTGAGATCctagtatttttttatttttcctgttcacttttacttgttcagtatgttaaaaataatttttcacttttacttatgtACTTTAACATATCGAGagaaagacaattttttttttcttattttacctttagcattaattactcattttcaaattatttctcAAGTCTATTGAGGcaatacaccaattaatatgggtattatgataaaatatacactttatttattaattcttaagagacgtgtaaaattaaaaataaacaaTTAAAAGTGAACGGATGAAGTAGTAATCATTTGATTTCTCAGAATCATCCCCAGGAAACATCTATTAGGTTTGATCATCAACGTTAAGACGTTAGTAGTGAAAGTAGTTTACATTTGACCAATCTTTTCAAAATGCTTTTCTAACTTATAAAAAAGGGATTTGTAAAGATTCTTTTACGACTATATGTTTATGTTTGAATAAATAGATTAATAATTTCAAATACTTATTACGAGAGAATTTGAATAATCAGTATAAGACGCTATTTTGCGGAGGCCGAGATTTTGGCGAAACGATATATCTTTGTACACCACACGTTATAAAGTTACACATCTTTTACCAAGACAATATTATATATGCAAAATTTATAtaaggaaaataattaaaaaaaataaaacatttaCTTTAATAACCGAACAAAATATAAGGTGAATTTAGCATGGATTGCAACATTTTCTTCCTTTTAAAATTTTTACTTTTAGTAAAAGCGATGAAGGTATACCTAAAGTTCAACCTGTCGTAAAAAACACAAGCATCACTAAAACCTTGGACTTATtagcaggggcggagccacattggCTCCAGGGGGTTCAtcctcggcgaaaaattacagtgtattttcaaagttaaaattattttattatgtatatataatagatgttgaaccccctgacttTTCGTGTAATAATGAGGCAAATGAAAATTAGTCTTTCCACTTTCCCTTAGAAAGCGGTTTGTGAGAATATCTTCTCTGAGAGATTTTTGTGTCCTATACCTAAGTGTATGAGAAATAGTACTAGTAAAATATCCCCAAAAATAACAAAGACAGTTGTAAATTTAATATTTTCTTTTAATCATAAATAATGATATAGTTTGAGTTTATGATAAAAGGAAAGCACTTTGTCGGTTAGTGGTGGTAAGCGTGAGTTCCTTCAAAGTATGTATAATTAAAATACCTTGAAAAGGGAGGACCAGAATCAAATCTCACATGACAGCTTATAGCTTGGTTGGTCAAacttatttttcttcaaaagttttttttttttaaagtgattATTTAAAAGTGTGGTGTTTGATCaagtttttgggagaaaataaatacttttggggAGTAacagaaacagtttttcagaagctaaaaaaatagtttttccccagaagcacttttttgaaaaacacttttgagaaaaatacacttagaagtaCTTTTTGAAAGCTTGGCCAAATACTAATTGctactcaaaagtgttttttaaattaattggccaaacacaaaatGCTTCTCACAAAAAttacttttttaaaaaacacttttaaaaaaaagtacttgtcaaaataagctgattttagaagcttgaccaaacaggctattaatttAGTTATACAGAGTTTATAGTTTATGCACGCGATATATTTTCACGAAGGGTTTGCCATATGTAAATCCTTGTAATTAAGCGAGATAAATGAGGTTTTCTCATGGGTAAACTTACAAAATGTACAATACATATATTTGGCCAGTGCAGAAAAGATGGTTACTAGTTTTTGCTCCCTCAAAGTGTGATAAAGGAGGTGGATAAGAAGTGTAGAGAATTTCTCTGGGGAAGTAGTGAGGAAAAGAAGAAAATCTCTCTAGTGGCCTGGGAGAAGATATGTAAGCCTAAGCAACAAGGGGGCTTGAATATAAAAGGATGTAAATTGTGGAATGTCGAATGTGTCATCTGTGGGGAAGCTGATTTGGTTTGTGATGGAGAAGAAAGATCTCTTGTGGGTCAAATGGGTGAATGGAGTGTATATGAACAATAATGACAACGTTTGGTAGCAAAATCCACCCCTAGACTGCAGCTGGTATTGGAAAAGGCTGCATAAATTGAAGATGAGGATGGCTGGGTGGTACATTAGTGATAAATACTGTTTAACAACAAATGGAAAATTCTGTGGCAATGGGATATGCTAGGGACTGCTCCAAAAGTGGAAATTGCAGAAATAGTATGGAATAGAGTTGCTATGCCTAAGCACAAATTCGTATTATGGTTGGCAACTCTGTGTAGATTACTCACAAAAATGAGTCTGGTTGAGATTGGAATAGGCGGTGAAGATACCACCTGTGTTATGTGTACTACTGGTGCTGAGGAAGATGCAACACACTTATTCACTACTTGTCCATGGATCAGGGGAGTATGGGATGCatgttgggatatatactattaaccatgtgtttgaatataatatttattataaaataattatttattcattgtttaataaggaattaaatagatcatgtatcagtatgtgtgtcctttacttatatagtagatgatttagtgtatagagtttagcttatacacggaagattaaatcgtcggttcttataagtataaaatttatgttcacaatctaagatggaaattggacaaagccATCGGCATGATTGTAGCccaagattaatataatgtatcttcattatgggaacggtatagtttcgtcttcttgtgctagtacattttgtatgtattgaacggaccaagtagagataagtgtttttgtactgaatatataaaacaaattctctagttcattaaatgtacttatactcttaatcttgatataattattatgatcaatgtgatttgttcattattttgatttattaaaaggtacgactcaattgcgggtctatgtattcctggtgaattggataatggcaaattacatttgtgaaataataattagttgatagaatccatgtcttgactttgagattgataatacccctttatggatgcttataagtctcatgtgaaaaccctgcaggtggattttgtatccgtcacatgatgtaagttaagcagaaatataaaggattcaattagtcaatgaattaaattgtcagtaatttaatttaattgattggtatctgtaatcttaacatggggagttaaataagttttagTATATGATTTCaaaattgaactgaggagtgcagttacgattttttagtggaataattcgtaatttattatggtaggattaattcagatttcttgaattaattccataataggaagcctcgttaattaaattatgcggtccctgctgtgcccgaataataaagaattatatggaatattatttcttggtggaaaaaAAAGACCCAATAGGTTTTGGAAAAGGGGAAACCCTAAACCTGTAGTTATAAAATAGGGGTCTTATTCCATGAGAAGGCTAAGGGTTTTACAAGTTTCTACTAtttttccatagaaattcgcccacacgaatttcacaaattctggtattattcgggttacacagCAGAAGACTGTGGAACTGAAGGATGGTGATCAACTGGATGGTGTGTGCTCGTGGTTGAAGATTCGATTCTTGGTCGCggtcacgcttcaagagataagtatcaattttatgtttgattaatatcttgattatgtgttgtctatattacatgcaagttcgatCCTGACTATTTGCTTTCGCTGCGTATGCCTGATTTCCAACAATGCAATCCAAGGATGGCTGAGAATGACAATTCAACAGCGAGGGTAACTGATGACTTGCACATCATTAAGCTCAAGCACTGGAACAGCTTCAAGAAGGAGGTAGTAggttgtaacacctcgtatcttaaaactcatgttagactcgtaacgttagagttttagagaaaaatttgaaagtttgtacgtattacgaaagtggttgaccagcctacttcaggcacccgtaactccttgattagttgataatttgagaaaacttaaaacatgaaagttgtagccctttggaaTAGATTTCCAATGGTATcttatggagctcaaacggagacttgtgctaagagttatgcctgttttactatCACTAGTTGGAacagaattttcagattttgggttacgtttttagccttttcctactcgaattgggactccttattttattattgtatggagtaaaaacgtccctaacactattctaaaccctaatagactattatttttctctctacctccatccctaaagaacttagacacttcaatcttgcaagaaactcattcttgcaatcaagaaaaatcgagaaaccttcaagaatttggtttgacaatctagtttcctaaggtttcctccaaggtaaatattttaatcaagaacctttgtattctacaagatttatcatttataaagactagaataaatccatccatcccgttaccctataaaaatcaagagttgtaaaaagttggagaaaactatagtatttttctgttgagtttcattccgaccagccatattTATTTGGTGTTTCCCgataatctaaccgttggatcaagcccaaattttaactgtGTGTTTATAACACATAATTCTAAAATATGAACGGTGAAGATTGGATTTGGAGGTCCGGAGAagtaccctttgagccacgaacaATAGCTAtgaaaatcagtgaaaatcctctcaaggttttcaaattcaaagcttttgaagttcttcttcaaagattcagacttttcttcaagttttggagcgattaagtatgtagagttactatctacgtgtgggaacatcattgttcttccccacgcctcataatccataaattatgattctttacgaaaactagggtttctataccacgctcatgataaccctaggtccatgtccatgattatattatctatgaattgttataattccatcattgagttcttaatatttctttatgattattaagaatctgtctgtaatctatgaaaaacccatgtatcttattccatgggttcatgcatgctagtttatgatatattatgctatttcaagaaaatactatacatgtgttacaagttcatgcaagcaagctataattcatgatatccatgtacaagcaagttatattcatgaaaaccatgggcaacaagtgccacttattttacatgttcatgtttttgggagttgctttaattaccgaggagggcttcagatagcctgaaactacgtagccatcgtaggatgaggatcgctccacccatgtcccggacgatatctcataatgactggatcctttcatattttattaaatctcatgttccctggcaaggactgagtgttctgctggcgggacgcaagcactaGACCATGCAtaggttataagttattgctctccctacttatgatatttttaccatgttttatatatatgtatgtattcatgttcatgaccaggtttcagttcctatcattattatttcatgtcccatgttatttcattcagttgctttacataccagtacattctaagtgctgacgtcccctttctattgcccggggggcctgcatttcacgatgcaggtactgatatacaagacgacacatctgctcagtaggacagcattcgcatcagcttattggtgagccccatctcattcggggtttagtcaacttttgttttatgattagttatgcatctaaggtatgctgggggtcttgtcccagtaagtatgttttccagtcagactcatgatagaggtttcatagactagacaagtcagttatgttatgtcagacattcggagtagtatagccattttggctcattcacgttatttccgcactcatgtttaaacaagtatttttataagtattatgacttactacgttttataaaggctcatcatgcattcacgttatatttcgctcatgttatgcctcatgatgattcagcaagccatgtggttcgctcggtcacatgcagtaaggcaccgagtgccgtgtttcgcccaggccatgattcggggcgtgacataggTGCAATCTATGGTGCAGTGATTTACAATACATGGATAGCTAGAAACAACAAAGTTTTCCAAGGAAAGAGTGTGAATAGTAATTTTTTAGTACAACAGATTCAACTTGTAATTAGAGAAATGATAGATATATTTAGAAACCACCTAAAAGGTCGAAAGAATAGTTCTTTTATACAAGCTGTTTGTAACTAGATTTCTAGAGGTCTATTAGTTCTTAGCACTCTTCCTAGGTGGTGGTTAAGACTATAGATGCTCTCTTAGGTGTATTGATGCTTTATTCTGTTGGTAGGGTAATATTTCATAGTTTattgccaaaaaaaaagaaagaaaaaaaaagatggtACTAATCAATATAACACTTAATTAAATTATAACAATATTAAAGTAGGCTTAATATATTGATAGTCCCTTCAATTTCCCTACAAATTTCATTTAGATACTCGAACTACAACGTGTTCCAATTGAGCACCTGAACACattataaagtatttatattagatactttcggttcaaattttggaaaagtttttgTGCGTATTCTCGAAGCCCATTATGTACATAAGTTAACTGCTTAAAATATGTCAAATTCTTTAATTATAGGACATATTTTATTTGGTTAACTTAATTACCTAATAGACGTTTGAAAATATGCACAAAAGTGTTTTCCAAAATTTAAACCAAGTGTTTAATAGAAACatttatcatgtgttcaggtgGTCAATTGGAACAAACCGTATTTCGAATGATTAAATGAAATTCGCTAGCAAATTTATGAGGCTGTCAATTAGTAAGCCATTAAAGTATGCGTAGAAGAAGCTCATGAGGTTAATATACACATAAACTCTTTTTTGTTACCTATGCAAATAACCTATTTAGCTAGCGCGGCTCAGTAATAAATTGTAATTGATGCAAATATTGTGACACAAGCGCAACTGAAGATAACTACGGCATGCTTACGTGCTCAAATTTGATGCAACAACATTATAGATCATGCAAAACGTGATGAAATAATGTGTCTGATTAAAAATAGGACTATTGCATTTACTGCTGATGGTGCAAAAAAATGATAGAAATTAACTTTAACGCAAATGAACTTGAATAGAATATGATTTTATTGCCACCACAGAAAATCAATAACGGACAGCCGTTTTATGATTTAGCTTCAAGACAACAATTTTGCCTTTTGAGTACATGATCTAGCTAGGAAGCTAATTTTACGATAAAACGAAATTATGAGCTAAGAATAAACTTGTGTACAAACACATTAGCCATTAGAAGTTAGGAAAGAGTAAATTCTTAGGCTTCTACAGTTTGCAGCTGGGGAGTATCCTCAACTTTAGCTGATGCATATGTATCATGCAGACACGAAGCCACCTGAAGTTTCCCCGAGGAAATCAGTGAACCAAGCTTCACTATGTCAATAATCTGTTCCTTTGTGAGTTCTGGAAACTTCTTATTTTTCTCATCCAAGAAAGTAACTGCGGGCTTTTGTAACTCTGAAAGTTTCTGCTCCTTTAAGATAGCCTTCTCTTTTTTATTGTAAATTACATAAAGCACCATTTGGAGAATTCCTAGGATGAATCCCAATACATTTGGAATCTATAATGACAAAAGTGAAAGTAATTAAACACACGATGGATAAGATTCAACATATtttatgtaaaatatatatagaCACATGCAAGTATAGAAAATAAGTATATGATGCTTGAACAAAGAACTTACAGCAATGTTAATGTCTTTTACGAGAAGACCATAAAAGAACCACATGACAGCACTTAAGGTGAGAAAAACGGACAGAAGTAATGGCATGTATTCCACACTCTTTGTTTTGATCACTTGTCTCTGCATTATATAAGAAAAATTATAAGCATTAGTATCTTAAGGGATGGAGAAACAGGGGAATCAATGAAGAGTAATTCTTGATGTTCATGAATTAATTGCACGTAAAAGCTTACCACTATGCCTAAGGGTGCTACAAACACACATAAGGAAAACACAAGGCAAATCCATCCAATCGCTTGCCCACGAGCAGCACCTTTGAATAGAAATTGGGTACCCAGAACAATAACACCAAAGCCACCCACCACTGATATTAGGAGCATCTTTATAGTTTGGACCTGCGTTAATTTAATTATAAATATTAGACTTATATGTTCTTCCTTtaggcaaaggaaaggaagtaaaaaaaaataataataaagaaaCTCCACTGAAAAACGATACTGAGTTTCTTGTAAAAACTTACCCTGGCATTTTTTGGTGCGTAGAAAAGATAGACACCAACGTATATAATTTCAATGAAGACACCAAAGGAGTTAATAGTGATGAGAAGGGTTGTGTTGGTCTTCAAAAATGCATAGTAAATCCAAAGCATGGAACTAAAGAGAGCAACCACGTATGGAATTGATTGATAACCTTCCGTTGATTTCTTCTTGTAAATTTTACAAAATGTGGGGCTGCAAGTGTGAAAGTATATTACTGTCAGATCATAAGCATAATAAATTAGTGAAAGCTCTTGAAGGATGTAAGAAAGTGGATGCTTACATTGGAGAAAGGAACACGATGAACGAGACGATGTTACCTGCAaattacaaaagaaaaagaataaagatCAATTGAAGTTAAACTCAAATATAATAATGAAGAAAAGTGCATGCAAATGATCAAAATTATTGAGGATACGCTAGAATGATCAATTTAAATACTGCGGCAATTGCATAACATGTACATGTAAAATATGTATGCACATTAGGCCAGACCTAATGATAGATGTTCTAATATTATTATCCTCAAAACATAAACAGAGTGGGTTCAACTATTTAGCATTCTTTCCTTGAAGAAAACaagtaaaagaagaagaagaagcaggggCTTGTGATACTTCAAAAATTATCCAATAGATTTTTAGTAGCAAGGAGGAAAAACAGGTATATTTACCAAGGACACCAAAAACAAAAGCCCAGTGATCTGCAGAAAAAGCCATATCTTTTTGTTTATGTTTCTAGCTAGCAAGAAATTTCAATCTCTAGCACTATCTCTATAGCTCACTCACAAAGAAGTGCTAAGAGTTGCAAAAGACTAGCAAGATTTACTTTGACAGTGAAATGGGGAGAGGTTGGTCGACATATTTATATAGGCAGGGGGTGAGAAAGTTGGTGCAACAGTGGAAGAACTTTTGTACTATAGTACTCCTATATTTTATTTGGACAAATATTCTAAGAGTGATGGTGCAATGGCAAATATCCTAAGAATTCAAGTGTCCCAGGCTCTCTTATTATGTCATCCACCAATCCTCACTGGCACTAAGGCATACTATCATGCTTTAAGTTTTTTGGACGGAGTTGATTTTCTGTACAAAATGAACTCCTAATCAGCTAAAAAGCAATCAAGAAATGATGGAGAGACCAATAATTACCTGCCATTTGGCATCAATAATGGAGTTTGGGCCATCCAGTACTGCTATAGTCAATTGAGGAGATCAATTTGCGGCAGTAGCCGAAGAAATTCAGGATGTGCTTCCGTTTGCTTTGCTTTAGTAGGTTTATCTTTTCCTGGTGGGTTCTGATTTAATTTACCAATCTCAATCTGTAGTGTATAAGGGATTAATTAATGCATCCAATATCTCCGTCTCTTAATTGAAAACATCAACGAATTCAAGATTTAAAATTTACGGGTTCAATTAAAATTTTCTATTAAAGTCATTATATTTCTAAATTTATGACTTCATTAGTTTGTTGCAATTTTAATGAAATGGTTCAAATTGTGTTGATAAAAGGGGTGGAGGTGGGATGGTTCAAATTGACAGAAAGAGAGTTTATTAATTTTGTCTAGCTCGATTTACTTTAATCTGTTACACAAAAGTTATTAAAATAACATATACTCATTGCTATATGCTCGTGAACTTAATGCTTTTTCCAATGATTGAACCCCAGATGTTTCGTACAATCTTCTTTTCTCTTACTTTATGCCAACGTCTTTTTCTTTGATGTACCATAATGGTACCACTTTGAACGTTCTTGCATTAATCGTTGTTGTTTAATGATACCATGTGCACACATCGCTTGCCTGATTTGGTTTCACCATAAGAAATAAAAATGATGTTATTGTGCTTAAGAGGGTCtgagtttaatttttaaaaagtAAGAATAAACAATTGAGAGATCGAGAACCAAAGATGTATCTCATTTCTTCTAAAAATTGAGTGGAAGACTCTAATTAATTTCTCTACTCATGTTAAAAATGGTCTTCCCCACTATACTTTAAGCATGCAATGCATATACTTTTTTTACTGCTTAAAGCTTATTTAACTTTTAACGGATAGCCTatcctgtcaaccggttccaaccggaaccggaactggaccgggaaccggttaggaaaccggccggttccggttccaaaaccggaaccgcctaaccggttccggttaaccggttttaaagtccaaaccggaaccggtccggtttggattggttaaaatattttttgttttttgtttttgtattatatatatatatatattatagtatttatttgtatattgtaggtatatttacatatgttatacaactttataattaaagtttaaatatttactgactaacagcctaacagcaagtcagcaatacagaatagtgcttttcgtacacatatatatgtataacttacatattatatatactatatatacttatatatatgtactatatactatatatacttacttatatactatatatacttgtatactatatatacttacttatatactatatatacttgtatactataaacacttacttatatactatatatacttatatatatgtactatatactatatatacttacttatatactatatatactatatatacttatatatatgtactatatactatatatacttatatatatatacttgtatactatatatacttacttatatactatatatacttgtatactatatatacttacttatatactatatatactatatatacttgtatatatgtactatatactatatatacttacctatatactatatatactatatatacttgtatatatgtactatatactatatatacttacctatatactatatatacttatattcctaacgtaataaaagtaaaaatatgaacacaagtaaatagaagaaagctcaatgagccatatattttattcattcttggataacatttatttgcaagttgtatttttttttaacttgcaaataatacatgagttatacaaaaatagtagaataataaaatcaccaattttgaaccatttcgtta
The nucleotide sequence above comes from Lycium barbarum isolate Lr01 chromosome 3, ASM1917538v2, whole genome shotgun sequence. Encoded proteins:
- the LOC132634118 gene encoding bidirectional sugar transporter N3-like, with protein sequence MAFSADHWAFVFGVLGNIVSFIVFLSPIPTFCKIYKKKSTEGYQSIPYVVALFSSMLWIYYAFLKTNTTLLITINSFGVFIEIIYVGVYLFYAPKNARVQTIKMLLISVVGGFGVIVLGTQFLFKGAARGQAIGWICLVFSLCVFVAPLGIVRQVIKTKSVEYMPLLLSVFLTLSAVMWFFYGLLVKDINIAIPNVLGFILGILQMVLYVIYNKKEKAILKEQKLSELQKPAVTFLDEKNKKFPELTKEQIIDIVKLGSLISSGKLQVASCLHDTYASAKVEDTPQLQTVEA